In Halalkalicoccus sp. NIPERK01, the DNA window CGCGCGTTGCAGCCGCGTAAAAATCGGCGTCGAACTCCTTTCTCAACCCTGCCTCGACCAGTTCGGCGGTGATCGGCGCGAGACAGTCCGTCGGTGGGGCGATGATGTCCGTCTCGCGCATCGCCGCGACGAGGTCGCGGGCGGCGTTCCGGTCGCTCGCGACCTCCCTCGCGAGCGGAACGTCGTCCGGAACCGTCCGCATGGCCGACCAGAACTCCGAGACGATGTTCTCGCGGGCGGTCGCGCCGACCGCGACCTCGTCGCGCTCCTGGGTCATGTCCGCCGCGCGGTCGACGTAGCCCTCGAGAGCCGAGCGGGTCAGCCGGTGTCGGCCGTCGTCGAACTTCGCGGCGATCCGTCGGGAGAGGGCCTCGATCGTCGCCTCGTCCTTGCGGGTGCTCGTCGCGCTATCGACCAAGCGATAGCACTCCCCGTCCCGACTCTCGGTGATCGCGCCCCACCCCGCCTCGACGGCTTTTTGCCGGGCGGTCTCGCCGAACGTGCCGTGGTCGACGCCGATCTCCTCGGCGACCGCGGCGACGATCCCCTCGAGTTCGTGGTGGGCGAGGCGGTCGCACTCGGTCACGCGCTCTGCGATACCGCTCGTGAACGCCGCGGTCGCCTCCGGTGATTTGTTCGCGGTCACCTCGCTGACGGCGCTTTCTATCGCGTCCCCCGCGGGTGGCTGCCACGCCATCTCACGACCGAAGTGTTGATCCCGGAAGTTATCGAGTACCTTCTGGGCGGTCTTCTTGCCGACGCGGGTGAACTCCTCCTGGAGGAAGCCCGAAAGCGAGTGTGAATCGGTCGCGCCGAGCATCTTGATGACCGTCCCCAGCTCTACCCCGTGTGGATGGGGGCGGATCTCCTCGGTTTCCGCGGGCAGTTGATCGGTCGCGCGCTCGGCCTTGAACGAGTCCGTCGGCTCGTGGAGTTCGATCCGGGCGTGGGGGTTGACGACGGCGGTGTGTTTGATGTAGTCGTGGAGCTGGGCGCGCGCGCGCATGTTCGCCTCCATCTCGAGTTCGATGCGCGTCCCGTGGGGCCGATCCCACGACGTGGTCTCCTCGACGCCGATCTCCGGTTCGTTGGTGTCGGTGTCGATGATCAGCTCGAAGTACTGGGCCTCCGCCGAGCCCTGCGTCCGGGAGGTAATCTTCGCGGGTTTGCCGGAGGTGAGCTGGCTGTAGAGCACCGCCGCAGAGATGCCGATCCCCTGCTGACCGCGGGACTGTTCGCGGGCGTGAAAGCGAGAGCCATACAGGAGTTTTCCGAACACTTTGGGGATCTGCTCCTTGGTGATCCCGGGGCCGTTGTCCTCGACGACGAGGCGATAGTAGTTACCGACCTCCTCGATCTCGACGTAGATGTCGGGGAGGATGCCCGCCTCCTCGGTGGCGTCCAGCGCGTTGTCGACGGCCTCCTTGACAGCGGTGACCAACCCCCGGGCCCCGCTGTCGAACCCGAGCATGTGCTTGTTCTTCTCGAAGAACTCGGCGATGGAGATCTCCCGCTGGTTTTTGGCCAGCTCGTCGGCGATCCCCGGCTCGTCGCCGAGCGTCGACTGAAGCGACGTCATTCGTACCCGTCTCTATCGGCGGCGTACGTAAAACCCGTGTGGTAGCTTGGTGAAAGTGGAAGTGAGCGGCTCAGACCGCCAGCACCGTGTCGACGAACAGCATGATCGCAAACCCCAGGATGAACAGCAGGGTCGCCTCGTCGGCGTAGCCGTGACCGTGGCTCTGGGGGATCATCTCTCGGAAGATCACGGCCATCATCGTCCCCGCGGCGAATCCCGCCGCGACGGGGAACAGCTGGGTGAACACCGCGACGAGCGCGAAGCCCGCGACGGCGGCGATCGGTTCGGGAACGCCCCCCGAGAGCGTCGTGTAGAGGACCGTCTTCGCGTCCGAGAGCCGCGTCCGGCTGGCGGGGACGGCCATCGCGAACCCGTCGGGGACGTTCTGGATGGCGATCGCGAGCGCGAGCGTGAGCCCGACGCCGTCGAGGCCGCTGCCGAAGGCGATGCCGATCGCCAGCCCCTCGGGGACGTTGTGGAGGGTGATCGAGCCACCGATCAGCAGGGCCCTGCGGGCCGTGTTGGCGTCCTCCGGTGCGATCTCGGCGTCTGCGCCGGTTTTCCGACCGTTGATCAGGAGGTGGAAGTGCGGGATCGCCCGGTTGGCGACGAGCAGGAACAGCCCGCCCAGCAGGATGCCGACGAGCACCTCGGCGAGCGAGCCGATCTCCATGCCGGGGACGATCAGCGCGAAGACCGCCGCACCGAACATGATCCCCGCGGCCAGTCCGAGCGCGGCGTCGTAGACGCGGTGGGAGATGCTCATCGCGACGAGGATCGGCAACGCCCCCAGACCGGTCGCACAGCCGGCGAGAAGCGAGACGAGAAGAACCATCGATACCGCTTCCATACCCCACCGAGGACGCGGGGCGGGTAAAAGCCCCGTGGTCGGGCACAAAACATATGTGATCCGACTGGGGAGGCGCCGTATGAACTCGATGCGCCGACAGTCGAACCGAGGGCGAGCCAGTGTCACCGCCTCACGCGCGGGCGCGCGTACGGGAAGTTTAATCACCCCGGAGGGCCAAGCCCTACTCAGATTTTATGTCCGAGCAGAGTGAGTACGGAGCCGGCCAAATCCAGGTGTTAGAGGGGCTCGAAGCCGTTCGCACCCGACCGGCGATGTACATCGGGTCTACCGACTCTAGAGGGCTGCACCACCTCGTCTACGAGGTCGTCGACAACGCGATCGACGAGGCGCTCGCGGGGTACTGTGACACCATCGGGGTGACGATCCACGAGGACGACTCGGTGAGCGTCAGCGACGACGGCCGAGGCATCCCCGTCGACACCCACGCCGAGTACGACCGGCCCGCCCTCGAGGTGATCATGACCGTGCTTCACGCCGGCGGGAAGTTCGACTCGAAGTCGTATCAGGTCTCCGGGGGGCTCCACGGCGTCGGCGTCTCTGTCGTCAACGCCCTCTCGAAGCGCCTCGAGGTCGAGGTCCGACGGGACGGCGCGGTCTGGCACCACCGC includes these proteins:
- a CDS encoding DNA topoisomerase VI subunit B, with protein sequence MTSLQSTLGDEPGIADELAKNQREISIAEFFEKNKHMLGFDSGARGLVTAVKEAVDNALDATEEAGILPDIYVEIEEVGNYYRLVVEDNGPGITKEQIPKVFGKLLYGSRFHAREQSRGQQGIGISAAVLYSQLTSGKPAKITSRTQGSAEAQYFELIIDTDTNEPEIGVEETTSWDRPHGTRIELEMEANMRARAQLHDYIKHTAVVNPHARIELHEPTDSFKAERATDQLPAETEEIRPHPHGVELGTVIKMLGATDSHSLSGFLQEEFTRVGKKTAQKVLDNFRDQHFGREMAWQPPAGDAIESAVSEVTANKSPEATAAFTSGIAERVTECDRLAHHELEGIVAAVAEEIGVDHGTFGETARQKAVEAGWGAITESRDGECYRLVDSATSTRKDEATIEALSRRIAAKFDDGRHRLTRSALEGYVDRAADMTQERDEVAVGATARENIVSEFWSAMRTVPDDVPLAREVASDRNAARDLVAAMRETDIIAPPTDCLAPITAELVEAGLRKEFDADFYAAATRDAEVHGGDPFIVEAGIAYGGEIPAEGSIDVMRFANRVPLVYQRGACATTDVVKRIGWRNYGLDQPGDSGLPNGPAVVMVHVASTNVPFTSESKDAIANVPAIEDEIELAIREAARDLKSYLSKQRSIAKRRKKQDVLATILPEMATKVAEVTGREPPNIDAALARIMNNVQVSRVAENGSVKLVVENHSGASEDLDVTDIVSAEPSDLSEGTVIEMDGEWFVKWSPTISAGETATLEYSVDGEATFDLDVSGVETAKLTVEEEG
- a CDS encoding ZIP family metal transporter: MEAVSMVLLVSLLAGCATGLGALPILVAMSISHRVYDAALGLAAGIMFGAAVFALIVPGMEIGSLAEVLVGILLGGLFLLVANRAIPHFHLLINGRKTGADAEIAPEDANTARRALLIGGSITLHNVPEGLAIGIAFGSGLDGVGLTLALAIAIQNVPDGFAMAVPASRTRLSDAKTVLYTTLSGGVPEPIAAVAGFALVAVFTQLFPVAAGFAAGTMMAVIFREMIPQSHGHGYADEATLLFILGFAIMLFVDTVLAV